The Megachile rotundata isolate GNS110a chromosome 4, iyMegRotu1, whole genome shotgun sequence region TGAATGTTCAATTCAACGTCCTCCATTTCATTTGCACAACTTCCATGACATCTTTCTGTAATCTTCTGTACTATATAAAAATGCGGTAATTTTGAGCAATAAAAGTTAAatgtaaacaaaataattttggtaTTATAAAACTTTATATTTCTGATAACTCCATTctatttcttataaaatttaaaaaggaaCAATATGTTATAAAAGAACTCAGAAGCAACTAGtattagttattaaataatattgttacatattttttgtattttttatggtTTATATAGTTCATTATTAGTTagttcaatatttattaaaaaaatggtaCATAAAAAGACGAGTTCAAcaagtttttataataatttaattaaaatgtaaatgtctcttattaattatcaatgaatgaaattacgaataaatgaaaatatatgatAAAGGTAGTTACAAATGTTACAATTCTTCATGCATAATGGAGGCTGATGATCTTTCCGTAGGAAAGCCCCAGAAAAATGTAGGATATCCTTTAATCTCTCTTTCTCTTGCTACGAACGCTGAGAAAGAAGAAATACAATTtcctataaaataatttgctcTTCCAAGAATAGCTAAGTCTAAATGAGGAGATGCAGGCTGATCTTGTTTGAACACCGGTACCTATATAAAATGTAGGGACGTTTTATTGAACATACTTTTACATAAACTATTGTACATACTACACAACatgttatttaaatttcttactTCCATACGTGCCAATGCTTTAGTAAGTTCCTCAATCATGTAATTATTATCAGATGCTACAAATACTGATTTAATGTCATTGCCATTACGTATAACACGTTTTAAATGACGTACTATCAAATCAAATGTTGGCAAGCACATAGCAGAAGTTGCTTTTCCGCGTTCATTTCGATAACCGAGACATTGAGGAGCAGCGAAAAGGTTTGGTGTACTTGATATAAATTCACAAGCACGAAcctgttgaaaataaaatatacatattgtcTCTGTAGTACTTTCTCTTATCCAAAATATgtgaataatgtaataataaataccCAATCAATTCCATTACGTAAATGAATTCCTACAAATGCTCCTCTAggtaatttttcttttacaaatGCTTTTGCTTTATTAAGCATATCTGTATTCCATTCAAGACATTTGTGTAACTTTTTGTTTTCTAACTGAACAGGAAAGCTAGCAGGTGCACCTGTAAAAGCCAATACTGGCCAGTTTATAGCAGGGTATTGTCTTCCCCATTGTAATGCCATGTCTGTATGATAAACATCATAATGCAGAGGACCATAAAATTCTGATTTTACAAAATCTATGTTATATGTGTCCCAAAATGGACCAAATGGGTTTCCTTCTTTAGCATTGCATGAATCCCCTTTTCCACGTGCAGAGTAACAAAAAGCTAAAAGTAACAAAgtgttaaaaaaaaacatttactttttttatttcaaatttagaacttACATACTCTTTCCTTTGGTTGCCATATCCTTGGTGCAATATCCTTCATGAAATCTTCCATAACTATTGCCTTATGACAACTTTGTACTCGAGaaacattaaaatatgtatCAAAAGGAACTTGTATCTGAAAAATACATTaagaattcaatttaaaaatatttgtatttcataAGATATTAAAGGTCATTAATTACTAACAGATCTTGTCTCTCCAGTTCTATATTCAACCCATGGTGGTAGAACTAATGTTCTATTTAAGGCTTTTGCAAATCCTAAAGCACCTAAAAAATGATCTGCttgatttccaaatcttcctagaaattataattaaataaacaatttaaattaatcaattCAAAGAATACCTATAAGTATtactgtaatattatatttaaatcttACCCATACAGGGACAATAAACAATGTAGCCATTTGTatcaatatcaaaattttcacaATATGTGCTATGCAATGTCattgataaaataaagaaagtaataataaacattatgaTTCGGTTTTTGTATCTAACGTGATGTATTGTAAAtgacttatatatatatatcaggTTAGGAATACGACACACAGTTcaatctaaattccaaaatttaaaatctaaacTATTCTAGTGCAACTTTTATACATTTCCTCGATTACTATGGATACGTGCATTGATAAATGAAAACATAGAGATGCTATCAAAAAAAGAACCGACGTAAAATAGGGACATTCTTCTCTAAAATTGCATTCGATTCAACATTACTATAAAATCCCCACTCTCTGATTACTGTATGAATCttcgaatgaaaatttgaatgaaactgcacaaatataagaaaataatagatatatttatatttattttacaacgtCATATAAACATTATACAAAATTAGTATCAACTAGTCTTAAGTTAACAAGGAAAATATGGATATGgatacttaaaaaaaaatacataaataattaatgtatatttgTCTCAAACTTGTAAAACCTTTTATATTAGAGCATACTATAAACCCATTAATACTGTACTAGCGGTAACAGGAGTTTGCGAAGGTGCACTGGCTTGTCTCACACTCATTTCCCAAGTATCTAATAACTGAGATACAGAAAATCGGCGAGGGAGCTTTGTTATACGTGCATTTAAAGCTTTTTGTACTGCGCAAAGGAATGTTGTTGCATATTCATGAGGTGCCATAACACAACGCGGTGGCGTTAAAGGATAATCAGCAGGAACTGTAACTGATACTGGTGGGACGCAAGGAAGATGACGGTCATCCAACCAACATATTAACTGAATACACTTCGATCCATTTTGTTGTGCTGGATCCAGACTGACCTAAATGCACaaacatattcatatgttagaatgtaaattaatgtattatattaataactaAGTTGAATAAATTACTTTAAACCGTTGATCTAATCGAGCTATTTCTCCTTGCAAGACATCTGGAATTTCACTCGGGGATTCTtctattttttgtttctttaatGGTGGAGGTAAATTCCTGTTTTTACAGATTTTCGTAAGACTTTATTCAGAGTACTCTATAAGTACAACTATTTGtacttaaatataaaattattacttacTTTATTTCCGGACCAAACAGAGCTTCTAAACATGGACCGAAGGTCCGCTGTAATGTATGATTTACAACTGGACTTTGGAGATGGGTGCTTACTGCTTCCAAAAGTGGACTAAAGAAATGATGTTCCTTCAGAGTTGTTACAGGAGGTCCTACACTAGCATCACTTCGTTTGAAATCTAGTTTTTCAAGGACTACCTCACATTTTAGTAATGTATCTAAAGGCATACGTTTGCTGGgatttgataaaatttctaatagttTTTTCATTTTACTTAATTTATCGACATctagaaagttaaaaattatgtaagtaataatataaatatacaagaatattaatatcagataaaaatcattaaaaaaccTACTTCCTTCGTTTCCCATTTTAGCAATCATTCTCCTCAAAGGCTCAACATATTTACTTAGCTGTCTAACTTTATCTCTATATGCTTGATCTTCTTGTTGTGGGCTTGGAGTAGCACCC contains the following coding sequences:
- the O-fut1 gene encoding O-fucosyltransferase 1 — its product is MFIITFFILSMTLHSTYCENFDIDTNGYIVYCPCMGRFGNQADHFLGALGFAKALNRTLVLPPWVEYRTGETRSIQVPFDTYFNVSRVQSCHKAIVMEDFMKDIAPRIWQPKERVSFCYSARGKGDSCNAKEGNPFGPFWDTYNIDFVKSEFYGPLHYDVYHTDMALQWGRQYPAINWPVLAFTGAPASFPVQLENKKLHKCLEWNTDMLNKAKAFVKEKLPRGAFVGIHLRNGIDWVRACEFISSTPNLFAAPQCLGYRNERGKATSAMCLPTFDLIVRHLKRVIRNGNDIKSVFVASDNNYMIEELTKALARMEVPVFKQDQPASPHLDLAILGRANYFIGNCISSFSAFVAREREIKGYPTFFWGFPTERSSASIMHEEL